One genomic window of Salvia miltiorrhiza cultivar Shanhuang (shh) chromosome 4, IMPLAD_Smil_shh, whole genome shotgun sequence includes the following:
- the LOC131022545 gene encoding uncharacterized protein LOC131022545, with product MAIHHGGSRSALDHAEHLARESNISFDEATWATFRRMHYKNGQYTAGRPAQHGLEVERRLAELRQTQEEVTPVDVERIFREVVAPDSRGRIMGLGMMMSRAITESGESSSTHSTNTSQFPFPVASRDELITLREELSSTQRELEVRRASEEAQSKAIQEMQAQIALLMRGYHAQSPSDASDGTHPDL from the exons ATGGCTATCCATCATGGAGGGTCGCGCAGTGCTTTAGATCATGCTGAGCATCTG GCTCGGGAGAGCAATATTTCTTTTGACGAGGCTACTTGGGCGACTTTTCGACGGATGCATTATAAGAATGGACAGTATACCGCTGGACGACCTGCGCAGCACGGG TTGGAGGTCGAGAGGCGATTGGCAGAGCTTCGCCAAACACAGGAAGAGGTCACGCCCGTAGATGTAGAGCGCATCTTCCGAGAGGTCGTCGCTCCTGATTCGAGGGGGCGCATCATGGGATTAGGCATGATGATGTCTAGGGCGATTACTGAGAGCGGCGAGTCGTCGAGCACGCACTCCACTAACACCTCCCAGTTTCCTTTCCCTGTTGCCTCGAGAGATGAGCTCATTACATTGAGGGAGGAGCTGAGCTCCACACAGAGGGAGCTAGAGGTCAGGAGAGCGAGCGAGGAGGCTCAGAGCAAGGCTATACAGGAGATGCAAGCCCAGATCGCCCTCCTCATGCGAGGATATCATGCACAGTCCCCCTCCGACGCCTCTGATGGGACCCACCCGGACCTCTGA